Sequence from the Deltaproteobacteria bacterium genome:
GCGGCTCGGGCGTGCCCAGGAGGCCCGCCTCGGTGAGCAACGACGGGTCCAGCTGCCGCGCCGGATCGAAGCCCGCGCGCCGGACGGCCTCCGCGGCCGCGCGCGGCTCGGGCGCGCCCAGGGCGAGCCTGGCGATGCGCGCAGGCGGCAGCTCGGCCTTGCGAAGCGCCGCGCCGATCGCCTCCGCCACGTCGCGCACGTAGCCGTAGGTCGTGCCGAAGCGGGTCTCGCTCACGCGCAGCGTGCGCTGCTCGTCGGTCCTCCACACATAGGTGAACTCCTCGGCCACCGACGCGGCCGCGACCAGCTCGGCGACCACGCCCTCGCCGCCCACCGCGAGCGCGGCCGCCCCGTCGCCGAGGAGCGGCTCCAGCTCGGACTCGGGCTCGGTCAGGCGCGCGTCCGCCGCGGCCACGAGCGCGGTGCGGAGGCTCCCCGCCCGCACCCCGTCGAGCGCCGCGCGGAGCGCCGCCACGCCGGCGCGCACCGAGCCCGCGAAGTCCGCGACCACGACGTCGCGGCGCAGGTCGGCCGCGGTCGCGATCACGCTCGCCACCTGCTTCTCGAGATAGGGCGAGCTGGTGCTCGCGAAGTAGAGGGCGTCGAAGGCGGCGGGGTCCGCGTCGGCGACACAGGCGAGCACCGCGTCGGTCGCCATGGTGAGCGCATCCTCGTCGAGGCCCGCGACGGTGCGCGTGCCGGCGGGCACGCGCGTGCCCCACGCCTTGGC
This genomic interval carries:
- a CDS encoding hydroxymethylglutaryl-CoA synthase family protein, which translates into the protein MVGITRIATYFPRRRLERALIAKAWGTRVPAGTRTVAGLDEDALTMATDAVLACVADADPAAFDALYFASTSSPYLEKQVASVIATAADLRRDVVVADFAGSVRAGVAALRAALDGVRAGSLRTALVAAADARLTEPESELEPLLGDGAAALAVGGEGVVAELVAAASVAEEFTYVWRTDEQRTLRVSETRFGTTYGYVRDVAEAIGAALRKAELPPARIARLALGAPEPRAAAEAVRRAGFDPARQLDPSLLTEAGLLGTPEPLVLLARALETAAPGDFLVVAAYGEGADALVVRATDRLPAARPRPLADRLARGLALPSYERYLRARGVLPHEPMGEPVTAMIEWKELRQDVRLYGSRCDACGLVQYPQARICIGCQARDRMQEHKLGKRGTVFTFTLDNLAPVPEHPMPMAVIDLEGGGRLYLQVTDAAEGEVRVGAPVELTFRRLHEAGGNRNYFWKARPRLTG